One genomic region from Bacillus sp. SLBN-46 encodes:
- the abc-f gene encoding ribosomal protection-like ABC-F family protein, which yields MLTNQKTIIKVTGLDKNFQLRKVLDQIHFEIKNGERIGLVGYNGTGKTTLANILFGKILPDKGHIEKREDLKIGYLSQSIDYEMNDFHESIFGSANNVLYQHTKELELKKVYDWEETRLSHLSGGEKLKLALSMIWSSQPDFLILDEPTNHLDFTGIEWLVSELETFHGAVLTISHDRHFLDRTVNRIFELENSKIHFYNGNYSSYRKEKQQRTENHRHQYNVQQRQIEIVENQMEQLKSWSDKAHQTSTKQSRDYGYKEYHRAKAKKRDTQVKSKMKRLQNELEKNKIEKPLEEAAVRFQFENHGKRGKRIIEAKNLGKVFTDETLFHESHFYINHGERIGLLGENGCGKSTLLKMILDQESVSFGELWRSDSIQIAYLSQDVDDLPAEKTAIEALGFTDRESILKARTLLANLGLKDTFITKPISTLSLGERTRVKLVEMLMKEYDVLILDEPTNHLDLPSREQLERTVADFTGTIITVSHDYYFLNKLCDRLLVFEGQQIKRVEMKPEQYLNKDKTGGQSSKEQLLIIENRIASILGELSTIDQKDPKYLVLDKEFNELLKQKRNFNS from the coding sequence ATGCTTACAAATCAAAAAACGATAATAAAAGTTACAGGTTTAGATAAAAATTTTCAATTACGAAAGGTATTAGACCAGATTCATTTTGAGATTAAAAACGGAGAAAGAATCGGTCTGGTTGGCTATAATGGAACTGGAAAAACAACTTTGGCAAATATTCTCTTCGGAAAAATACTACCTGATAAAGGACATATTGAAAAGCGAGAGGATTTAAAAATTGGCTACCTTTCGCAATCGATTGATTATGAAATGAACGATTTTCACGAGTCCATATTCGGGAGCGCCAATAATGTGTTGTACCAGCATACTAAAGAGCTTGAGCTCAAGAAGGTCTATGATTGGGAGGAAACACGCCTATCCCATCTAAGCGGTGGAGAAAAATTAAAGCTTGCCTTATCTATGATTTGGTCATCCCAACCAGACTTTTTAATTCTAGATGAACCCACTAACCATTTAGATTTTACAGGGATTGAATGGCTGGTTTCCGAATTAGAAACATTCCATGGAGCTGTTTTGACCATCTCCCATGACCGGCATTTTTTAGACAGAACGGTTAATCGTATATTTGAATTAGAAAATAGTAAAATTCATTTTTACAATGGGAACTATAGCAGCTACCGGAAGGAAAAACAACAACGAACCGAGAACCACCGGCACCAGTATAACGTACAACAACGTCAAATTGAAATAGTTGAAAATCAAATGGAACAGCTAAAGTCTTGGTCTGATAAGGCCCACCAGACTTCAACCAAGCAAAGCAGGGATTACGGATATAAAGAGTATCACCGGGCAAAAGCTAAGAAAAGAGATACCCAAGTCAAATCAAAGATGAAACGATTGCAGAATGAACTTGAGAAAAATAAGATCGAAAAGCCTCTTGAAGAAGCAGCAGTTAGATTTCAATTTGAGAATCATGGAAAAAGAGGAAAACGGATTATTGAGGCAAAGAATCTTGGAAAAGTTTTCACAGACGAGACCCTTTTCCATGAATCCCACTTCTACATTAATCATGGAGAACGGATTGGACTGTTAGGTGAAAATGGCTGTGGAAAGTCAACTTTACTAAAAATGATATTAGATCAGGAGAGCGTCTCATTTGGGGAACTGTGGAGGAGTGACTCTATACAGATTGCCTATTTGAGCCAGGATGTAGATGACTTGCCAGCAGAAAAAACGGCGATTGAGGCATTGGGTTTTACAGATAGAGAAAGTATTCTTAAGGCTAGGACTTTGCTTGCCAATTTAGGGTTAAAGGATACTTTTATTACAAAGCCTATTTCTACATTAAGCTTAGGAGAACGGACGCGAGTCAAGCTTGTGGAGATGTTAATGAAGGAATATGATGTTCTCATTTTAGATGAACCTACCAATCATTTGGATTTACCTAGTAGGGAACAGCTTGAACGGACGGTAGCTGATTTTACAGGGACTATTATTACTGTGTCACATGATTATTATTTTCTTAATAAACTGTGTGATCGATTGTTAGTTTTTGAAGGTCAACAAATCAAGCGAGTGGAAATGAAGCCAGAGCAGTATTTGAATAAAGATAAAACGGGTGGCCAAAGTTCGAAGGAACAGCTTTTAATTATTGAAAACAGAATAGCTTCGATTTTGGGGGAATTATCAACAATTGATCAAAAAGATCCGAAATATCTGGTTTTAGACAAGGAATTTAATGAACTTCTTAAACAAAAACGAAATTTTAACAGCTAA
- a CDS encoding NAD-dependent epimerase/dehydratase family protein, with amino-acid sequence MKILVLGGSRFLGRTFVEEALSQNHEVTIFNRGNQNVGLKDIEIITGDRFGDLCELKNRYWDTVLDTSGFIPSTVKNSTELLKDRVKHYAFISSISVYQDWVPENLDETYPVLDMSFEKSNELSKDVNGPIYEYYGHFKALCERIAEMNMPGRVLNVRAGQLIGPNDYTDRIPYWVHRVAKGGNVLVPGNENRRVQLIDNNDLSKWILKMMTANTSGTFNATGPDFPLTMKQFIDACLRVTGSDAEIVWADEEFLLEQKVAPWTEMPLWVPENAPLSPELEKPWKGTFSINIDKAVKSGLTFRTLDESISDIYEWEKTRHISQDEWKSGMRAEREKELLTLLGRN; translated from the coding sequence TTGAAAATACTAGTTTTAGGCGGTAGCAGATTTTTAGGGAGAACATTCGTAGAAGAAGCACTATCTCAAAATCATGAAGTAACGATTTTTAATCGTGGTAATCAAAACGTAGGTCTTAAGGATATTGAAATCATTACTGGCGATCGGTTTGGAGACTTGTGTGAGCTTAAAAACCGCTATTGGGATACGGTTTTGGATACTAGCGGTTTTATTCCTTCTACCGTAAAAAATAGCACGGAGTTACTTAAAGATCGGGTGAAACACTATGCCTTTATTTCTAGTATTTCTGTTTATCAGGACTGGGTTCCAGAAAATTTAGATGAAACCTATCCTGTGTTAGACATGTCTTTTGAGAAATCAAATGAGCTTTCAAAGGATGTGAATGGTCCTATTTATGAGTATTACGGACATTTTAAAGCATTATGTGAAAGGATTGCAGAAATGAATATGCCTGGCAGAGTATTAAATGTACGCGCTGGGCAATTAATTGGTCCTAATGACTATACAGATCGTATTCCATATTGGGTACATAGGGTTGCAAAGGGTGGAAACGTGTTAGTGCCCGGAAATGAGAACCGACGTGTACAGCTAATAGATAACAATGACCTTTCGAAGTGGATTTTGAAGATGATGACAGCTAACACCTCTGGAACGTTTAATGCAACAGGACCTGATTTTCCTCTAACGATGAAACAATTCATTGACGCATGCTTAAGAGTTACTGGTTCTGATGCTGAAATTGTATGGGCTGATGAGGAGTTCCTTCTTGAACAAAAGGTTGCACCTTGGACTGAAATGCCTTTATGGGTTCCAGAAAATGCCCCGCTTTCGCCTGAACTTGAAAAGCCTTGGAAGGGTACTTTTTCAATCAATATTGATAAGGCAGTGAAAAGTGGACTTACGTTCAGGACGCTGGACGAGAGCATATCGGATATTTATGAGTGGGAAAAGACTCGACATATTTCTCAGGATGAGTGGAAATCAGGAATGAGAGCAGAAAGAGAGAAAGAGCTTCTCACGTTATTGGGTAGAAATTAA
- a CDS encoding Hsp20/alpha crystallin family protein, with translation MTKKRQTQNQSFDYELVEKWLENYFLDPLTSYHDQTQFRIDLYETEKEWIVEALLTEYDASEIKVYIEESKLCITATKYPPSENQSKKLRSIDFPFLVIKQEVFATFTNGILEIFISKTKNGVGKNRFITLP, from the coding sequence ATGACTAAAAAAAGACAAACTCAAAATCAATCCTTTGATTATGAGTTAGTAGAAAAATGGCTGGAAAATTATTTTCTAGATCCGCTAACATCGTATCATGATCAAACTCAATTCCGAATCGATCTGTATGAGACGGAAAAGGAATGGATTGTTGAAGCGCTGTTAACAGAATATGATGCATCAGAGATTAAAGTATATATTGAAGAAAGTAAATTATGTATCACTGCTACAAAATATCCCCCTTCAGAAAACCAATCCAAAAAGTTGCGAAGTATCGATTTTCCTTTTTTAGTGATTAAACAAGAGGTCTTCGCCACCTTTACGAATGGTATATTAGAGATTTTTATATCAAAGACAAAGAATGGTGTTGGGAAAAATAGATTTATTACCTTGCCTTAA
- the sspO gene encoding small acid-soluble spore protein O yields the protein MAKRKSNHVIPGANAAKGQGNGAGFNEELASEQGLSVKEKMNNKKRKKNQ from the coding sequence ATGGCAAAGCGCAAATCAAACCATGTAATTCCTGGAGCAAACGCTGCTAAAGGACAAGGAAATGGTGCAGGGTTTAATGAGGAACTAGCAAGTGAGCAAGGATTAAGTGTAAAAGAAAAGATGAACAATAAAAAGCGTAAGAAAAATCAATAA
- a CDS encoding L-threonine 3-dehydrogenase, with protein sequence MKRILITGALGQIGSELTLKLRDIYGADNVIATDIKKNDSEAANSGPFETVDVTDLNKMVETAKKYKVDTVMHLAALLSATAEAKPVFAWNLNMGGLMNALETARELNAQFFTPSSIGAFGPTTPKDSTPQDTIMRPTTMYGVNKVAGELLSDYYYHKFGVDTRGLRFPGLISYVALPGGGTTDYAVEIYYEAIKNGKYTSYIDKGTYMDMMYMPDALNAIVDLMEADPAKLIHRNSFNVTAMSFDPEEIATSIAKYIPGFEISYNVDPARQSIADSWPNSIDASAAKNEWGFTYEYDLDKMTRDMIEKLRQKL encoded by the coding sequence ATGAAGCGTATTTTAATTACAGGCGCCTTAGGTCAAATTGGTTCAGAATTAACCTTAAAACTAAGAGACATATACGGAGCAGATAACGTTATTGCTACAGATATCAAGAAGAATGACAGCGAGGCAGCAAATAGCGGACCGTTTGAAACGGTAGATGTAACAGATTTAAACAAAATGGTGGAAACAGCAAAAAAATACAAAGTAGACACAGTGATGCATTTAGCCGCACTTCTTTCAGCAACCGCGGAAGCAAAGCCGGTATTTGCTTGGAACTTGAATATGGGCGGTCTAATGAATGCATTAGAAACAGCTAGAGAGCTTAATGCTCAATTCTTTACTCCAAGTTCTATTGGAGCATTTGGCCCAACTACACCTAAAGACAGTACACCACAGGACACGATTATGCGTCCAACCACCATGTATGGTGTCAATAAGGTAGCAGGAGAATTGTTATCGGATTATTATTATCACAAGTTTGGTGTTGATACTCGTGGCTTACGTTTCCCAGGATTAATTTCTTATGTGGCTCTTCCTGGTGGAGGTACAACGGATTATGCGGTAGAGATCTATTATGAAGCCATTAAAAATGGTAAGTATACTTCCTATATTGATAAAGGCACATATATGGATATGATGTACATGCCTGATGCCTTAAATGCGATTGTTGATTTAATGGAGGCAGATCCTGCGAAGTTGATTCACCGCAATTCATTTAACGTAACAGCAATGAGCTTTGACCCTGAGGAGATCGCAACTAGTATTGCTAAGTATATCCCTGGCTTTGAAATTTCATATAATGTCGACCCAGCCCGTCAAAGTATTGCGGATAGTTGGCCAAATTCGATTGATGCATCAGCTGCTAAAAATGAATGGGGCTTTACTTACGAGTATGATTTAGACAAAATGACACGAGATATGATTGAAAAACTGCGTCAAAAACTGTAA
- the selA gene encoding L-seryl-tRNA(Sec) selenium transferase has protein sequence MKQWLRSIPAVHELQNHERFLHLLKVSQLDTKQLTKQLKEVLDDIRSALIKDIWPGSIPGTNSFNDDLFLILENKLDKQFSYTIEKVINATGTILHTNLGRARLSENAINHVVETARNYSNLEYKLKEGERGSRHSHVEALIKEITGAEAAMVVNNNASAVYLVLRALAKNKEVIVSRGQLVEIGGSFRISSIMEESGAILKEVGTTNKTHLFDYEDAVTSETAIIMKVHTSNFKVIGFTKAVETEELIALSQKHDDAIFYEDLGSGALYDFRKHGIGEEPVVKDVIEMGADLVTFSGDKLLGGPQAGIIAGKKEIIDKLKKHQLARVVRVDKMTLAALEGTLIDYARGEHALRNIPVIRDLLVSIHELDERCHSFVTRLLQRTKRYETKIFKDISQVGGGTMPDVELPTWVIALKHDTFTAEQLGRKLRTECKPAIVGRIQKDEFIIDLRTVTVEEENNLLDALVNVDPS, from the coding sequence GTGAAACAATGGTTACGTTCCATTCCTGCAGTGCATGAACTTCAAAATCATGAGAGGTTTTTACATCTCCTTAAAGTAAGCCAGCTTGATACTAAGCAGCTTACAAAACAATTAAAAGAAGTACTCGATGATATAAGATCTGCTCTAATAAAGGATATATGGCCAGGTTCTATTCCTGGAACAAACTCTTTTAATGATGATTTATTTCTCATTTTGGAAAATAAATTAGACAAACAATTTTCCTATACTATAGAAAAAGTAATTAATGCAACGGGGACTATACTACATACCAATCTTGGCAGGGCAAGGCTAAGTGAGAATGCGATTAATCATGTCGTTGAAACCGCTCGAAATTACTCCAATCTTGAATATAAGTTAAAAGAAGGGGAGAGAGGTTCACGTCACAGTCATGTTGAAGCACTTATTAAGGAAATCACCGGTGCAGAGGCAGCAATGGTTGTAAATAACAATGCGTCTGCTGTTTATCTTGTACTTAGAGCACTAGCGAAAAATAAAGAAGTCATTGTTTCAAGGGGGCAGCTTGTTGAGATTGGCGGATCCTTTAGAATTTCATCTATTATGGAGGAAAGCGGTGCAATCTTAAAAGAAGTAGGGACAACCAATAAGACACATCTTTTTGATTATGAAGATGCTGTTACTTCTGAGACAGCGATCATTATGAAGGTCCATACAAGTAATTTTAAGGTGATTGGCTTTACAAAGGCTGTGGAAACAGAGGAACTTATTGCACTATCTCAGAAACACGATGATGCTATTTTTTATGAGGATTTAGGTAGTGGTGCCCTCTATGACTTCAGAAAACATGGAATTGGAGAAGAGCCAGTAGTAAAAGATGTCATAGAAATGGGGGCAGATCTTGTGACTTTTAGTGGCGATAAGCTTCTTGGTGGTCCGCAAGCAGGAATTATTGCTGGCAAGAAAGAAATCATTGATAAATTGAAGAAACATCAGTTAGCACGGGTGGTTCGAGTCGATAAGATGACGTTAGCAGCGCTTGAGGGAACACTAATTGATTATGCCCGCGGTGAACATGCCTTGCGAAATATTCCGGTCATTCGTGATTTATTAGTTTCTATTCATGAATTAGACGAAAGATGCCATTCTTTTGTTACCAGATTGTTACAAAGGACAAAGAGATATGAGACAAAAATTTTCAAAGACATTAGTCAAGTAGGTGGGGGAACCATGCCTGATGTCGAGTTGCCAACATGGGTAATAGCCCTGAAACATGATACCTTTACAGCCGAACAGCTTGGCAGGAAATTAAGAACGGAATGCAAGCCAGCTATTGTAGGACGAATCCAAAAAGATGAGTTTATAATTGACCTTAGAACCGTAACAGTTGAAGAAGAAAACAACTTATTAGATGCTTTAGTAAATGTGGACCCCTCTTAA
- a CDS encoding glycine C-acetyltransferase, whose amino-acid sequence MSSTILEQFLNENLEDLKGKGLYNVIDPLESPNGPLIKINGRELVNLSSNNYLGLATDERLKKAAADAIEKFGVGAGAVRTINGTLKLHVELEEKLAEFKHTEAAIAYQSGFNCNMAAISAVMDKNDAILSDELNHASIIDGCRLSRAKIIRVNHSDMEDLRAKAKEAKESGLYNKIMVITDGVFSMDGDVALLPEIVKIAEEFDLITYVDDAHGSGVLGDGAGTVKHFGLSDKIDFQIGTLSKAIGVVGGYVAGKKNLIDWLKVRSRPFLFSTSLTPADVAASKKSIEILMESTELNEKLWENGNYLKKGLKELGFNIGNSETPITPCIIGDEALTQQFSKRLNEEGVYAKAIVFPTVPKGTGRVRNMPTAAHTKEMLDRAIAIYEKVGKEMGVI is encoded by the coding sequence ATGTCCAGTACGATTTTGGAGCAATTTTTAAATGAAAATCTAGAGGATTTAAAAGGGAAGGGTTTATACAATGTTATTGACCCACTTGAAAGTCCCAACGGCCCATTAATTAAGATAAATGGCAGAGAGCTTGTCAATCTTTCTTCCAATAACTATTTAGGTTTAGCAACCGATGAACGATTAAAAAAGGCAGCAGCTGATGCAATCGAAAAATTTGGTGTCGGTGCTGGTGCGGTCCGGACCATCAACGGGACACTTAAACTTCATGTTGAATTAGAAGAAAAATTAGCTGAATTCAAGCATACTGAAGCAGCAATTGCTTACCAATCCGGTTTTAACTGTAATATGGCAGCTATTTCTGCTGTAATGGATAAAAATGACGCCATTTTATCTGATGAATTAAACCACGCATCTATTATAGATGGTTGCCGCCTTTCTAGAGCAAAAATTATTCGTGTCAACCACTCTGACATGGAAGACTTACGTGCAAAGGCCAAAGAAGCGAAAGAGTCCGGCCTCTATAATAAAATCATGGTAATTACTGATGGTGTGTTCTCTATGGACGGGGATGTCGCTTTATTACCTGAAATTGTAAAAATTGCAGAAGAATTCGATTTGATTACATATGTAGATGATGCCCATGGCTCCGGTGTCCTTGGTGATGGGGCAGGGACAGTTAAGCATTTTGGCCTTTCTGATAAAATAGATTTCCAAATTGGGACACTATCCAAAGCAATTGGTGTTGTTGGCGGATATGTGGCTGGGAAGAAGAATTTAATTGACTGGTTAAAGGTTCGTAGTCGCCCATTCTTATTCTCTACTTCTCTAACTCCTGCAGATGTTGCTGCAAGTAAGAAGTCCATTGAAATCTTAATGGAAAGTACGGAACTTAACGAAAAGCTTTGGGAAAATGGTAACTATTTGAAAAAAGGGTTAAAAGAATTAGGCTTCAATATCGGCAACAGTGAAACCCCAATCACTCCATGTATCATCGGGGACGAAGCACTTACTCAACAATTCAGCAAACGTCTGAATGAAGAAGGTGTATATGCAAAGGCGATTGTGTTCCCAACTGTACCAAAAGGAACAGGACGTGTTCGCAATATGCCAACTGCTGCCCATACAAAAGAAATGCTTGATCGAGCAATTGCGATTTATGAGAAGGTCGGCAAGGAAATGGGCGTTATTTAA
- a CDS encoding small acid-soluble spore protein P has product MNKNDGKDMRKNAPKQSGQPEPLSGSHKVKNRNHTRAKHNTHHDM; this is encoded by the coding sequence ATGAACAAAAACGATGGCAAAGACATGAGAAAAAATGCACCAAAACAATCGGGGCAGCCAGAACCATTAAGCGGTTCTCATAAAGTTAAGAATCGCAACCATACCCGTGCAAAACATAATACACATCATGATATGTAA
- the acnA gene encoding aconitate hydratase AcnA, with protein sequence MVKNDVFNARSSFEVNGKRYHYYRLAALEEAGIGNVTKLPYSVKVLLESVLRQYDGRVITKEHVENLAKWGTAELKEVDVPFKPSRVILQDFTGVPAVVDLASLRKAMADLGGDPDKINPEKTVDLVIDHSVQVDAYGSADSLKVNMDLEFERNAERYQFLSWAQKSFNNYRAVPPATGIVHQVNLEYLADVVHVAETDGELEAYPDTLVGTDSHTTMINGLGVLGWGVGGIEAEAGMLGQPSYFPVPEVVGVKLTGELPNGATATDLALKVTQVLRSNGVVGKFVEFFGPGVSVLPLADRATIANMAPEYGATCGFFPVDGEAIEYLRLTGREEEQIHVVEQYCKANSLFFDASFEPVYSNVVEIDLSVIEPNLSGPKRPQDLIPLSKMKEEFTKAISAPQGNQGFGLQADELAKEATIKFNNGDEAAIKTGAVAIASITSCTNTSNPYVLVGAGLVAKKAVELGMEVPKFVKTSLAPGSKVVTGYLRDSGLLPYLEQIGFNLVGYGCTTCIGNSGPLKEEIEKTIAENDLLVTSVLSGNRNFEGRIHPLVKANYLASPPLVVAYALAGTVNIDFGSEAIGKDKDGNDVFFKDIWPSTAEVNDVVKRTVTPELFRREYENVFGDNERWNEIKTSNEPLYTWDEDSTYIANPPFFEGLSPEPGTVEPLAGLRVVGKFGDSVTTDHISPAGAIGKNTPAGKYLLEKGVQPRDFNSYGSRRGNHEVMMRGTFANIRIRNQIAPGTEGGFTTYWPTGEVTSIYDACMKYKENGTGLMVLAGKDYGMGSSRDWAAKGTNLLGIKTVLAESFERIHRSNLVLMGVLPLQFKDGDSAETLGLTGKETFEVQVDENVRPRDLLKVTATDEAGNKKEFEVLVRFDSEVEIDYYRHGGILPMVLREKLQA encoded by the coding sequence ATGGTAAAAAATGATGTATTTAATGCGCGTTCTTCCTTTGAAGTAAACGGCAAACGCTACCACTACTACCGTTTAGCAGCATTGGAAGAGGCAGGCATTGGTAACGTTACCAAATTGCCTTATTCTGTAAAAGTATTACTTGAATCTGTTTTACGCCAATATGATGGCCGTGTAATCACAAAAGAGCATGTTGAAAACTTAGCAAAATGGGGAACAGCAGAGCTTAAAGAGGTGGATGTACCATTTAAGCCTTCACGTGTTATCCTCCAAGACTTCACTGGTGTTCCAGCAGTAGTAGACCTTGCTTCTTTAAGAAAAGCAATGGCTGACCTTGGTGGAGATCCAGATAAAATCAACCCTGAAAAAACAGTTGATCTTGTTATTGACCACTCTGTACAAGTTGATGCATATGGTTCAGCTGATTCATTAAAAGTAAACATGGATCTAGAATTCGAACGTAACGCAGAGCGCTACCAATTCTTAAGCTGGGCTCAAAAATCATTCAATAACTACCGTGCAGTTCCACCAGCAACTGGTATCGTTCACCAAGTAAACCTTGAATACTTAGCAGACGTTGTTCATGTTGCTGAAACTGACGGTGAACTTGAAGCATATCCAGATACATTAGTAGGAACTGATTCACATACTACCATGATTAACGGTCTTGGTGTTCTAGGATGGGGCGTAGGTGGTATTGAAGCAGAAGCAGGAATGCTTGGACAGCCTTCATATTTCCCAGTACCTGAAGTTGTTGGTGTTAAGTTAACCGGTGAACTTCCAAACGGTGCTACCGCTACTGACTTAGCATTAAAAGTAACTCAAGTACTTCGCAGTAATGGAGTAGTTGGTAAATTTGTCGAATTCTTTGGACCTGGTGTATCAGTACTTCCACTTGCTGACCGTGCAACTATTGCCAACATGGCCCCTGAATATGGTGCTACTTGCGGTTTCTTCCCGGTTGACGGTGAAGCAATTGAGTACTTACGCTTAACTGGCCGTGAAGAAGAACAAATTCATGTTGTTGAACAGTACTGCAAAGCAAATAGCTTGTTCTTTGATGCATCTTTTGAGCCTGTTTATTCAAATGTGGTTGAAATTGATCTTTCAGTAATTGAACCAAATCTTTCTGGTCCTAAGCGTCCACAAGATTTGATTCCACTTTCAAAAATGAAAGAGGAGTTCACTAAAGCTATTTCTGCACCACAAGGAAACCAAGGTTTCGGTTTACAAGCTGACGAACTTGCAAAAGAAGCAACAATTAAATTTAATAACGGTGATGAAGCTGCCATCAAAACAGGTGCTGTTGCGATTGCTTCTATCACTAGCTGTACAAATACTTCCAACCCATATGTTCTTGTTGGAGCAGGACTTGTTGCGAAGAAGGCAGTTGAGCTAGGAATGGAAGTTCCTAAGTTTGTAAAAACTTCTTTAGCACCAGGTTCAAAGGTTGTAACTGGATACCTTCGTGATTCAGGATTACTTCCATATTTAGAACAAATCGGCTTCAACCTTGTTGGTTACGGCTGTACAACATGTATCGGTAACTCCGGTCCATTAAAGGAAGAAATTGAAAAAACTATCGCTGAAAATGATCTTTTAGTTACATCTGTTCTTTCAGGTAACCGTAACTTTGAAGGCCGTATTCACCCGCTTGTAAAAGCTAACTACCTTGCTTCACCACCACTTGTGGTTGCATATGCCCTTGCTGGTACAGTGAATATTGATTTCGGCTCTGAAGCAATTGGTAAAGATAAAGACGGTAACGATGTATTCTTCAAGGATATTTGGCCATCAACTGCTGAAGTAAATGATGTTGTTAAACGTACGGTCACTCCTGAATTATTCCGTAGAGAATACGAGAATGTGTTCGGTGATAACGAACGTTGGAACGAAATTAAAACTAGCAATGAGCCATTATACACTTGGGATGAAGATTCAACTTATATTGCTAACCCACCATTCTTTGAAGGTTTATCACCAGAACCAGGTACGGTTGAACCTTTAGCAGGACTTCGTGTAGTTGGTAAGTTCGGTGACTCTGTTACAACGGACCACATTTCACCTGCAGGAGCAATTGGTAAAAATACTCCAGCTGGTAAATACCTATTAGAAAAAGGCGTTCAACCTCGTGACTTTAACTCATACGGCTCTCGTCGTGGTAACCACGAAGTTATGATGCGTGGAACGTTCGCGAACATTCGTATCCGTAACCAAATCGCTCCTGGTACAGAAGGTGGTTTCACAACTTACTGGCCAACAGGTGAAGTTACTTCCATTTACGATGCTTGCATGAAGTACAAAGAAAATGGCACTGGACTAATGGTTCTTGCTGGTAAAGATTACGGAATGGGCTCATCTCGTGACTGGGCTGCTAAAGGAACAAACCTTTTAGGTATTAAAACTGTTCTTGCAGAAAGCTTCGAGCGTATCCACCGTTCAAACCTAGTATTAATGGGTGTTCTTCCACTTCAATTCAAGGATGGCGATAGTGCTGAAACTCTTGGATTAACTGGTAAAGAGACATTTGAAGTACAAGTAGACGAAAATGTAAGACCACGTGATCTTCTAAAAGTTACAGCTACTGACGAAGCTGGTAACAAGAAAGAATTCGAAGTTCTTGTTCGTTTCGATTCTGAAGTTGAAATTGACTACTACCGTCACGGTGGAATTCTACCAATGGTTCTACGTGAAAAATTACAAGCTTAA
- a CDS encoding Rdx family protein produces the protein MKNYHVVVEFCMQUNYAPKAASFAEELFNHFYRNIQKLELIPSSGGAFEVTVDGEKIYSKLETGIFPDTDEIIQIMESK, from the coding sequence ATGAAGAACTATCATGTCGTCGTTGAATTTTGTATGCAATGAAACTACGCACCCAAAGCCGCGAGTTTCGCGGAAGAGTTATTTAACCATTTTTATCGAAACATACAAAAGCTTGAATTAATTCCTAGCTCAGGGGGAGCATTTGAAGTAACAGTCGATGGCGAAAAAATATACTCCAAGCTGGAAACAGGAATTTTTCCTGATACAGATGAAATCATTCAAATAATGGAATCTAAATAA